The following proteins come from a genomic window of Pseudochaenichthys georgianus chromosome 17, fPseGeo1.2, whole genome shotgun sequence:
- the ndufv2 gene encoding NADH dehydrogenase [ubiquinone] flavoprotein 2, mitochondrial — MFLAAAFRSAVSQTARQVRSLHQSAARAGAGGVFVHRDTPDNNADTPFEFTEENLKRIDAIISNYPIGYKQAATLPVLDVAQRQHGWLPVAAMNKVAQVLEIAPMRVYEVATFYTMFLRQPVGKYFIQICTTTPCMLCNSDSILEAIKTKLGIKVGETTPDKMFTLLEVECLGACVNAPMVQINDDYYEDLTPKDMDEIIDELKAGRVPLAGPRNGRFSCEPAGGLTSLTEPPTGPGFGVRADL, encoded by the exons ATGTTTTTGGCTGCTGCATTTCGCTCTGCAGTATCGCAGACG GCCAGGCAGGTCAGGAGTCTGCATCAGTCCGCTGCGCGTGCAGGAGCTGGAGGCGTCTTTGTG cacAGAGATACTCCTGACAACAACGCAGATACTCCTTTTGAATTCACTGAGGAGAACTTAAAG AGGATTGATGCGATCATTTCTAACTACCCTATCGGATACAAGCAGGCGGCCACCCTCCCCGTGTTGGACGTGGCCCAGCGGCAGCACGGGTGGCTCCCTGTCGCCGCCATGAACAAG GTGGCTCAAGTGCTGGAAATCGCTCCGATGCGAGTGTACGAGGTAGCGACCTTCTACACGATGTTCCTGCGTCAGCCCGTGGGAAAATACTTCATTCAGATCTGCACAACAACGCCCTGCATGCTCTGCAACTCAGACAGCATCCTGGAGGCCATCAAAACCAAACTGG gTATCAAGGTCGGAGAGACTACTCCAGACAAGATGTTCACGCTACTGGAGGTGGAATGCCTGGGAGCCTGCGTGAACGCTCCAATGGTCCAGATCAATGACGACTATTAT GAGGACCTCACACCTAAGGACATGGATGAAATTATTGATGAACTTaaagcaggcagagtcccattAGCTGGGCCAAG GAACGGGCGTTTCTCCTGTGAGCCTGCCGGTGGACTGACTTCTCTCACGGAGCCTCCTACAGGGCCAGGTTTCGGTGTCAGAGCCGACCTGTAG
- the acss2l gene encoding acyl-CoA synthetase short chain family member 2 like, which yields MVVPESQEKMYYPPEDLKRDAHVPDFNSYLALYRKSLENPEAFWKEIADEFFWKKPATGPLLQYNFDVTKGNIYVKCMEGAKTNMCYNVLDRLVKEKNFGEKVAYYWEGNSPDHHMAITYSQLLSQVCRCANVLKKMGVKKGDRVSIYLPMIPELVYTMLACARIGAVHSIVFAGFSSESLCERIIDASSSVLVTADGVYRGEKLINLKQIADEALEKCREKGSSSVTKCLVIKHPALRTKSGAACNKLQTPWDSDCDVWWDEAMRDSPEECEPEWLDAEDPLFILYTSGSTGKPKGILHTVAGYLLYTSLTFKYVFDHHHDDVYWCTADIGWITGHSYITYGPLANGATSVLFEGIPVHPHVGRFWEIIEKYKVTKFYTAPTAIRLLMKYGREPLQKYDLSSLRILGTVGEPINPEAWQWYHEVVGQGRCPIVDTFWQTETGGHVLTPLPAATPLKPGSATFPFFGVEPAILNEHGEELEGEAEGYLVFRRPWPGIMRSVYRNHERFENTYFKKFPGFYVTGDGCKRDKDGYYWITGRIDDMLNVSGHLMSTAEVEAALTEHPAVAEAAVVSRPHAVKGECLYCFVTLKHSREFNHTLQDELKRLVREKIGPIATPDFIQNAPALPKTRSGKIMRRILRKIARNEKDLGDLSTLADPKVVEELFSQRCEAAA from the exons ATGGTTGTTCCTGAATCCCAGGAAAAAATGTACTACCCTCCTGAAGACCTGAAGAGGGATGCTCATGTACCGGATTTTAACTCCTATCTGGCACTGTACAGGAAGTCTCTTGAGAATCCAGAAG CTTTCTGGAAAGAGATTGCAGATGAGTTCTTTTGGAAGAAGCCAGCAACGGGACCATTGCTGCAGTACAACTTTGATGTGACAAAAGGGAACATTTATGTCAAATGCATGGAAGGGGCCAAAACCAACATGTGCTATAATGTCCTGGACAGGCTTGTGAAGGAGAAGAACTTTGGTGAAAAGGTTGCCTATTACTG GGAAGGAAACTCACCTGACCACCACATGGCCATCACCTACAGCCAGCTGCTGAGCCAGGTCTGCCGCTGTGCTAATGTTCTCAAGAAAATGG GTGTAAAAAAGGGAGACAGGGTTTCCATCTACCTTCCCATGATCCCTGAGCTCGTCTATACCATGTTGGCCTGTGCAAGGATAGGTGCTGTTCACTCCATAGTG TTTGCAGGATTCTCCTCTGAGTCTCTGTGTGAGAGGATCATCGATGCTTCCAGCAGCGTGCTGGTGACGGCAG ATGGTGTTTACAGAGGAGAGAAGCTGATCAACCTGAAACAGATTGCAGACGAGGCGCTGGAGAAGTGCCGGGAAAA AGGGTCATCTTCTGTCACTAAATGCCTCGTGATCAAGCACCCGGCACTCAGGACAAAAAGTGGAGCTGCATGCAACAAACTTCAG ACTCCCTGGGACTCGGACTGTGACGTGTGGTGGGACGAGGCGATGAGAGACTCTCCTGAAGAGTGTGAACCTGAGTGGCTCGACGCTGAAGACCCGCTGTTTATCCTCTACACCAGCGGCTCCACCGGCAAACCCAAG GGTATTCTCCACACAGTTGCCGGGTATCTGCTCTACACGTCGCTGACCTTCAAGTACGTTTTCGACCATCACCATGACGACGTGTACTGGTGCACCGCAGATATCGGCTGGATCACTGGACACTCCTACATCACCTACGGCCCGCTGGCCAACGGAGCCACAAGTGTCCTC TTTGAAGGTATCCCAGTTCACCCTCATGTCGGCCGGTTTTGGGAGATCATTGAGAAATACAAAGTCACCAAGTTCTACACGGCGCCTACAGCCATCCGCCTGCTGATGAAGTACGGTCGGGAGCCGCTGCAGAA GTACGACCTCTCCAgcctgaggattctgggtactGTTGGAGAGCCGATCAACCCGGAGGCGTGGCAGTGGTACCACGAGGTCGTCGGTCAGGGCAGATGTCCCATCGTCGACACTTTCTGGCAGACAGAGACC GGAGGTCATGTGTTGACTCCTCTGCCTGCTGCCACGCCTCTGAAGCCAGGCTCTGCT ACCTTCCCTTTCTTCGGGGTAGAGCCCGCAATCCTCAACGAACACGGGGAGGAACTGGAAGGCGAGGCTGAGGGTTATCTG GTATTCAGGAGGCCTTGGCCTGGCATAATGCGCTCAGTGTACAGAAACCACGAACGCTTCGAGAACACATACTTCAAGAAATTCCCGGGCTTCTATGTAACTGGTGATG GTTGCAAGCGGGATAAAGACGGATATTACTGGATCACAGGAAGAATAGACGACATGCTGAATGTGTCAG GCCACCTGATGAGCACGGCGGAGGTGGAGGCGGCGCTGACGGAGCACCCGGCGGTGGCGGAGGCTGCGGTGGTGAGTCGGCCTCACGCGGTGAAGGGAGAGTGTCTGTACTGCTTCGTCACCCTGAAGCACAGCCGGGAGTTCAACCACACGCTGCAGGACGAGCTCAAGAGACTGG TGAGAGAGAAAATTGGACCAATCGCCACGCCGGACTTCATTCAAAACGCTCCGGCACTCCCGAAGACTCGCTCAG GAAAGATCATGAGGCGGATCCTCCGGAAGATCGCCCGCAACGAGAAGGACCTGGGCGACCTCTCCACCCTGGCCGACCCCAAGGTGGTGGAGGAGCTGTTCAGCCAGAGATGTGAAGCTGCAGCCTGA